TTCCGCTTTTCGAACCGACTCGCGCTTTGCGTTGAAATGCCCGCCGGATTGTCGTATCGTCATTTTCGTCAATCGCGGTCTGACCGTCGGGAGCAGGTTCCCGGCGACTTTTTTTCCATTCCGGCTCCGGGCGGCCGCGCCCCTTCCCGCCGCAACCGGCGTAACGGCGTACCTATGCAGAACCCAGACAGCGGACAGGGCGGGGTCATTTTCAAAGTCGCTGACGACGTCAGCGTGGAACGCCGCCGCCAGCCGCGTCCCCCCCGGCCCCGGGCCGCCAGGGCCGTGTCCATCCTGATCCGTTTTTTTTCCCTTTTTGCCGTGTGGCTGGTCCTTTCCGGCATGTTCGACGCCTTCCACATGTCTCTGGGGGTCGTCTCCTGTCTGGGCGTGACCCTTTTTTCCCTGCGCCTCCTGCCGCCCCGGACGGACGCCCCATTCCCCTTCCGGCTGCTTTTCCGGCTGCCCCTGTATGGCCTGTGGCTGACGTGGGAGATCGCCAAGGCCAATTTCTGGGTGCTCTACCTGGTCTTTCATCCCCGGATGATGGAGAAGATCGACCCCCGGCTCATCACCTTCAAAAGCCGCCTCACCTCCCGGGGCGCGCTCACCGTGTTCGCCAACTCCATCACCCTGACCCCGGGCACCATCACCGTCAGCGTCAACGAGCGTGGCGATTTCCTGGTGCACGCCATCGACGTCAAATCCGCCGAGGGGCTGCCCGGCGAGATGGAACGCAAAATCGCCGCCGCCTTCGGGGAGTGAGCCATGGATACCATTTTCCTCTACAGCGCCGTGTTCATCTCCCTGCTCATGCTGGTCTCCCTGTACCGCACGGCGGCCGGGCCCACCACCCTGGACCGGCTCATGGGGGCCAACGCCATGGGCACCAAGACCATGGTGCTCATCCTCTTTCTGGGCACGGCCTTCGGCCGCCTGGACATGTTCGTGGACATCGCCCTGGCCTACGCCATGCTCAACTTCATCTCCGTCCTGGCCGCCTCGCGGTATTTCCTGAAACGCGGCCTGGCGGACAAGCTGTAAAGGTTCTCCTTTCCATGGCAATATCTTTGAATACTTATTTTTTTAAAAAATACTGCCGTATTTTTCATGGGTTTCGACGCGGTCTGGCGGACAGGCCGTAGAGGTTCTCCTTTCCATGGCGACACACTTGAATACGTATTTGATAAAAAATACTGCCGTATTTTTCATGGGTCTCGGCGTGGCCTGGCGGACAGGCTAGAGGAAGACGGCATGGACATCGCTATCTGCATCCTCCTCGGCCTTGGGCTCCTTTTTTTCACCGGCGGCACGCTGGGCCTGATCCGCCTGCCCGACGTCTATTCCCGCCTGCACATGGCCGGAAAAATCGACACCATGGGCTCCATAAGCCTCATCGCCGCCCTGTTCCTCAACGAAATCGAAAGCTTCGACATGGCCCACCTTCTGGTCGGCCTGAAGATCCTTTTGGTGCTCTTTTTCCAGTTCCTGGCCTCGCCCACGGCCTGCCACGCCATGGTGGACGCCTGCCTGCGGGCGGGACTGGCCCCGTGGGTCAAGGGCGGCCAAAGGAGCGACCCGTGATCCTTGAAATCAAGATCGCCATGCTGGTCCTGGTCATCGTGTGCGCCGTGGCCTCCATCACCATCAAGGATCTCCTGGGCGCGGCCGTGGTGTTCGGAACCTACAGCTTCATGATGTGCCTGTTGTGGGTCTCCATGGCCGCCGTGGACGTGGCCTTCACTGAGGCCACCATCGGCGCGGGCATAAGCACCGTGCTCATGATCGCCGCTGTTTTTCGCACCACCAGGAGGACCAAGGATTGAAACGCCTGGCCCTTTTCGCCGTCATCCTGGCCGGGGTGCTCTTCGCGGCCACGGCCTCGGAGTTTCCCCGCCTGGGGGCTGTGGATTCCGCGCCCTCGCGCCACGTCTCCCCGGCCTACATCCAGGGCTCCCAGCCCCAGACCCACACCCCCAACTTCGTGACCTCGGTCCTGGCCGACTACCGGGGCTTCGACACCATGTTCGAGACCACGGTGGTCTTTTTGGCGGGCATGTCCTGTTTTTTCATCCTGCGCGCTCTGCGCAGGCGGGGCGTCACCGAGGTCTACTACTACCGCCACAAGCCTACCGGGGTGGTCCTGGCCATGCTCACGCCGCGCCGCATCCCGCCGCGTTCAAGCTGCTTCGAGCGCATTGACGCCGACTGGATGCCCCAGGACATGGTGGTGGAGACCATGTGCCTGTTCATGGTCCCCTTCATCCAGGTCTTCGCCCTCTACGTCATCGCCCACGGCCACTACAGCCCGGGCGGAGGCTTCCAGGGCGGCGTGCTTTTGGCCGCAAGCTTCATCCTGGTGGGGCTTTCCCGCGACCTGCGCACGGTGGAGAGCCTTTTGACCGAAAAAACCGCCATCCTGGCCGCCGCCGCCGGGGTGTGCATCTACGCCGGGACCGGCCTCCTGGCCCTGTGTTTCGGCGGCAACTTCCTGGACTACGGGGCCTATGCCTCCTTTTTCGGCGCGGCCGTCCCGGCCGCCCGGTCCATGGGCATCCTCATCGTGGAGATCGGCGTGGCGCTGACGGTCATGGCCACATTGGTGACCATCTACAAGCTTGTGTCCTCCCGGGGGACCGTGGAAGAGGGTCTTTGAGCCATGCATGAGCTTTTCGCTGAATTTGGGAACAAGTTCCATTATTACGCTTATTTCGCGATCATGATGATCGGGCTCTACGCCATGATCGCCAAGACCAACCTGCTCAAAAAATGCATCGGTCTAGGCATCTTCCAGACAGCCATCATGCTCTTTTACGTCTCCATCGGGGCCAAGGAAGGCGCGGGCATCCCCATCATTGATCCGGCCCTGGGCACGGCCGATCCGGCCGCCTACGCCAACCCCCTGCCCCAGGTGCTCATGCTGACGGCCATCGTGGTCTCCGTGGCCACCCTGGGGGTGGCCCTGGCCTTGATCCAAAACATCCACCGCGACCACGGCACCATCGAGGAGGACGAGATCCTTCAGAGGCTGCGCGGCAAATGACCGCCCAACTGCCCATCCTGGCCGTGGCTCCGCTTCTCTTCGGGGCCTTTGCCGTGACCGTCGGCCGCTTCCTTTTCCGCCGCGCCAACTACGCCGTGGCCGCCCTGGCCCTGGCCGCGTCGTTTGCCGCATCGGTCCTTTTGGCCATCCGGATCCTCTCCCAGGGCACGGCCATTTACTTCGTGGGCGGCTGGCCGCCGCCCATCGGCATCTCCTATGTGGCCGACCCCCTGTCCGCGCTCATGCTGGCCTTTGTCTCCGGGGCGGCGCTTTGCACCTTCCTGGCCTCCAAGGCCGAGATCGAGACCAGCTATCCGCTGAAAAATTCGGCCTTTTTCGCCCTGTTTCTTTTGGCCGTGGCCGGACACATGGGCATCGTCATCACCGGCGACGCCTTCAACCTCTACGTGCTCATCGAGGTCGCGGCCTTAAGCGGCTACGCCATCCTGGCCCAGGGCCGGGAACGGGCCATGCTCTCCAGCCTCAACTATCTCTTTGTGGGGTCGCTCGGGGCCTCGCTGTATCTCCTGGGCATGGGCTACCTGTACATCATGACCGGCTCCCTCAACATGGCCGATCTTTCGGGCATCATCGGCCAGCTTGCGCCGGACGGCCTGTCCGGTTCAACGGCCCTGGCCGCGGCCTGGGGCGTCATCCTGGCCGGACTTTTCGTCAAGATGGGCCTTTTCCCGTTCCATTCCTGGCTCCCGGCGGCCTATTCCTTTTCCGCCGCCCCGGCTGCGGCCCTGGTGGCCCCCCTGACCACCAAGGTCATGGCCTATGTCCTGGTCCGCATGATTTTAAGCGTCTTCACCCCGGACGCCGCCTGGTCCCTCCCGGCCGTCAACACCCTGGTCCTTATCCTGGCCACGGCGGCCATCCTCTACGGCTCCTTCTGCGCCCTGGCCCAGCGGTCGCTGCGCAAGATGCTGTGCTTCATCCTTTTGTCCGAGGTCGGCTACATGGTGGGCGGGGCATTTCTCGGCAACCGGGCGGCCCTGACCGGGACCATCTACCACATCTTCGCCGACCTGCTCATGACCCTGTGCCTGTTTCTGGCCGCGTCCAACGTGGAGCGGGGCACGGGGGGACGGTTTTCCGACATGGGCGGGCTTTTCCGGCGCATGCCCGTGACTGCGGCGGCCATGGCCATGGGCGGGCTGTCCATGATCGGGGTGCCGCCATTTTGCGGTTTTTTCAGCAAGTGGTATCTGCTCTCCGGGGCCATCTCGGCCGGAAGCTACGTTTTTGCCGGGGCGTTGGTGCTGTCGAGCCTGGTCAACGCCGTGCTCTTTTTCCGGATCTTCGAGATCGGCTTTTTCGGCACGCCCGCCGCCCCATCCGCTTCATCTGGTGAGGCCGCCCACGGCCACCCCGAACCCATTCCGCTTTTTTGCGACGAGATGCCTGCCGCCCGCCTGGCCCCCCTGTGCGTCGTCGCCGCAGGCCTGGTGGCCATGGGACTTCTGACCGGGGAGATCGTGCGGCTGGCAGTCAACGCGGTGTTGCCCCCGGGACTGGGATAAAGGACGTTTCGCGCACATGGATACCTCCGTCATCGCCTCCGCCGCCGCCGTGCTGCCCGCCTTCGGCTCTGTCGCGCCCCTTCTGGCCGTGATCGCGCCGCTGTGCGCCATTCCGGGCATGGTCCTGGCGGGTGCGGCCTCCTCCCCCAACCGGCGCGAGACCTGGACCTTTCTGGCCGCCGTGACCAGCTTCCTGCTGGTGGTGACCATGCTGCCCGCCGTTCTGGCCGGAAACCGGGTGGAATACGTGGCAGCCCATGTCCTGCCCGGGGCCTCCCTGGCCTTCGCCGTGGACGGGCCGGGGCTCCTCTTCGCCCTGGTGGCCTCGTTTCTGTGGATCGTCACCTCCATCTATTCCGTGGGCTACATGCGCGGGCTCTCCGAACACGCCCAGACCCGCTATTTCGCCTTTTTCGCCGTGTCCGTGAGCGCCGCCCTGGGGGTGGCCCTGTCCGCCAACCTGTTCACCCTCTACCTCTTCTACGAGATCCTCTCCCTGGCCACCTATCCCCTGGTCACCCACCACCAGGACGCCGAGGCCATAGCCTCGGGGCGGCGCTACCTGGCCTACATCCTGGGCGGCTCCATCGCCCTGGCCCTGCCGGCCATGATCGCCGTGTACGACCTCTCGGGCACCCTGGCCTTCACCCCGGGCGGCGTCCTGCCCCCGGGCCTGGGCTCCCTGGCCGTGGGCTGCCTGCTGTTCGCCTTCGTCTTCGGGTTCGCCAAGGCCGCAGTCATGCCCATGCATGCCTGGCTCCCGGCGGCCATGGTGGCCCCCACCCCGGTCTCGGCGCTCCTTCACGCCGTAGCCGTGGTCAAGGTGGGCGTGTTCTCCGTCTACCGGGTGGTGACGGGGATTCTCGGCAACGAATATCTCGCCGCCCTGCATCTGGGCGACGTCCTGGTGTGGGTCAGCGCCTTCACCATGATCGCGGCCTCGGTGGTGGCCCTGACCCAGGACGGCCTGAAACGGCGGCTGGCCTATTCCACCATCGGCCAACTGGCCTATGTGGTCCTTGGCGCGGCGCTTCTCACCCCTCGGGGCGACACTGGGGCGCTTTTGCACATCGCCATGCACGTCTGCGGCAAGATCACCCTGTTTTTTTGCGCCGGGGCCATCTTCGTGGCCACGGGGGAAAAATACGTCAGCCGCATGGGCGGCCTGGGGCGGCGCATGCCGTTCACCTTCGCGGCCTTCGCCGTGGGGGCCTTGTCCATCATCGGCGTGCCGCTCACGGCAGGCTTCGTGAGCAAATGGCAGATCCTGCTGGCTGCGGCCGAGACCTCCCGCTACGGGGTGGTGGCGGCCCTGTGCGTCAGTTCGCTCCTTAGCGCCGCCTATTTTTTACCGGTGATCATCCGGGCCTTTTTCGGACAGGCCCCGGACAGTCCGGACCAGGCCGCCCCCAAGAAGCGCCGGGAGAAAAAATCCCCGGCCGCCGGGATGCGCGAGGCCCCGCTGTGGTGCGTGGTCCCGCCGGTGGTCACGGCCCTGCTTGTGTTGGCCCTTTTTTGGTGGCCGGACCTGCTCCTGCGTCTGGCCGGGGCCGCACCATGAAAAAGTCGTGCCCCGGAAACCCTTCTTCCATCCACGGAAGGCCCATATGAAAAAACGCCCTTCCTCCCCGGCCAGCCCGCCCCCGGACGCCCGCCCTCCGGTGACGCATCCGCCCGCCGCCCGGCGGCGTCTGGCCCTGCGTCTGACAGCGGGCCTGTGTCTGGCCAGCCTCGGCGCGGGTCTTTTGACCCATGGCCCGGCCCATTTCGGATTCGACGGTTTTTTCGGTTTCCATGCCCTGGTGGGATTTCTGGCCTGTGCGGCCCTGGTCCTGGTGGCCGGACTGGCCGGGGTGCTCCTCGGACGAGGCGAAGACTTCTATGATCGCTAACCTGCATCCCGCCCTGCCCCTGTTCGCCGGGGCCGCGCTCACCGCCTTTTTCGGCAAAAAGACCGGGGGGGCGGTGTCCCTGGCCGCCGCCCTGGCCTCGGTCTGGGCCGTGTCCATCCTGCCCGGCGACGGCGGCGCGGCCCTGTCCCTGCACCCGGCCGGGATGGCCCTGGATTTTCTGCGCGCCGACAAGCTGGCGGTGCTCTTCGCCTGGATCTTCACCTTAAGCGCCAGCCTCTCCTGCCTGTTCGCCTTCGGCCG
Above is a genomic segment from Desulfolutivibrio sulfodismutans DSM 3696 containing:
- a CDS encoding cation:proton antiporter subunit C, with the protein product MHELFAEFGNKFHYYAYFAIMMIGLYAMIAKTNLLKKCIGLGIFQTAIMLFYVSIGAKEGAGIPIIDPALGTADPAAYANPLPQVLMLTAIVVSVATLGVALALIQNIHRDHGTIEEDEILQRLRGK
- a CDS encoding proton-conducting transporter transmembrane domain-containing protein — translated: MTAQLPILAVAPLLFGAFAVTVGRFLFRRANYAVAALALAASFAASVLLAIRILSQGTAIYFVGGWPPPIGISYVADPLSALMLAFVSGAALCTFLASKAEIETSYPLKNSAFFALFLLAVAGHMGIVITGDAFNLYVLIEVAALSGYAILAQGRERAMLSSLNYLFVGSLGASLYLLGMGYLYIMTGSLNMADLSGIIGQLAPDGLSGSTALAAAWGVILAGLFVKMGLFPFHSWLPAAYSFSAAPAAALVAPLTTKVMAYVLVRMILSVFTPDAAWSLPAVNTLVLILATAAILYGSFCALAQRSLRKMLCFILLSEVGYMVGGAFLGNRAALTGTIYHIFADLLMTLCLFLAASNVERGTGGRFSDMGGLFRRMPVTAAAMAMGGLSMIGVPPFCGFFSKWYLLSGAISAGSYVFAGALVLSSLVNAVLFFRIFEIGFFGTPAAPSASSGEAAHGHPEPIPLFCDEMPAARLAPLCVVAAGLVAMGLLTGEIVRLAVNAVLPPGLG
- the mbhE gene encoding hydrogen gas-evolving membrane-bound hydrogenase subunit E; its protein translation is MKRLALFAVILAGVLFAATASEFPRLGAVDSAPSRHVSPAYIQGSQPQTHTPNFVTSVLADYRGFDTMFETTVVFLAGMSCFFILRALRRRGVTEVYYYRHKPTGVVLAMLTPRRIPPRSSCFERIDADWMPQDMVVETMCLFMVPFIQVFALYVIAHGHYSPGGGFQGGVLLAASFILVGLSRDLRTVESLLTEKTAILAAAAGVCIYAGTGLLALCFGGNFLDYGAYASFFGAAVPAARSMGILIVEIGVALTVMATLVTIYKLVSSRGTVEEGL
- a CDS encoding monovalent cation/H+ antiporter complex subunit F, with the translated sequence MDTIFLYSAVFISLLMLVSLYRTAAGPTTLDRLMGANAMGTKTMVLILFLGTAFGRLDMFVDIALAYAMLNFISVLAASRYFLKRGLADKL
- a CDS encoding monovalent cation/H+ antiporter subunit D family protein, translating into MDTSVIASAAAVLPAFGSVAPLLAVIAPLCAIPGMVLAGAASSPNRRETWTFLAAVTSFLLVVTMLPAVLAGNRVEYVAAHVLPGASLAFAVDGPGLLFALVASFLWIVTSIYSVGYMRGLSEHAQTRYFAFFAVSVSAALGVALSANLFTLYLFYEILSLATYPLVTHHQDAEAIASGRRYLAYILGGSIALALPAMIAVYDLSGTLAFTPGGVLPPGLGSLAVGCLLFAFVFGFAKAAVMPMHAWLPAAMVAPTPVSALLHAVAVVKVGVFSVYRVVTGILGNEYLAALHLGDVLVWVSAFTMIAASVVALTQDGLKRRLAYSTIGQLAYVVLGAALLTPRGDTGALLHIAMHVCGKITLFFCAGAIFVATGEKYVSRMGGLGRRMPFTFAAFAVGALSIIGVPLTAGFVSKWQILLAAAETSRYGVVAALCVSSLLSAAYFLPVIIRAFFGQAPDSPDQAAPKKRREKKSPAAGMREAPLWCVVPPVVTALLVLALFWWPDLLLRLAGAAP
- a CDS encoding Na+/H+ antiporter subunit E — encoded protein: MQNPDSGQGGVIFKVADDVSVERRRQPRPPRPRAARAVSILIRFFSLFAVWLVLSGMFDAFHMSLGVVSCLGVTLFSLRLLPPRTDAPFPFRLLFRLPLYGLWLTWEIAKANFWVLYLVFHPRMMEKIDPRLITFKSRLTSRGALTVFANSITLTPGTITVSVNERGDFLVHAIDVKSAEGLPGEMERKIAAAFGE
- a CDS encoding hydrogenase subunit MbhD domain-containing protein, which codes for MILEIKIAMLVLVIVCAVASITIKDLLGAAVVFGTYSFMMCLLWVSMAAVDVAFTEATIGAGISTVLMIAAVFRTTRRTKD
- the mnhG gene encoding monovalent cation/H(+) antiporter subunit G gives rise to the protein MDIAICILLGLGLLFFTGGTLGLIRLPDVYSRLHMAGKIDTMGSISLIAALFLNEIESFDMAHLLVGLKILLVLFFQFLASPTACHAMVDACLRAGLAPWVKGGQRSDP